The following DNA comes from Noviherbaspirillum sp. L7-7A.
GCCCGTCCAGCGCCGCGTTGGCCAGTTCCAGCGTCAGCCGGCCCTCGCCCTGCATCGCGTCGCGGGCATTGATCACCAGGTTCAGGATCACGTTCTCGATCTGGCCGGGGTCGGCCAGTGTGTTCCACAGGTCCGGCTCGACCACGGTACAAACGCTGACCGCCTCGCCCAGCGCGCGCCGCAGCAGGTCGTCCATGTTGCGCACCAGGTCGCCGAGATTGATGACGACCGGCTGCAGCGGCTGGCGGCGGGCGAAAGCCAGCAGCTGCGACGCCAGCTTGGCGCCGCGCAGCACCGCCGCCAGCGCGGTGTCGAGCCGCTTCTGCGCCGCCTGGTTGCCAACCAGCTGTCCCTGCAGCAGCTGCAGGTTGCCGCCGACCACCTGCAGCACATTGTTGAAGTCATGCGCGACGCCGCCGGTGAGCTGGCCGATCGCTTCCATCTTCTGCGCCTGGCGCAACGCATTCTCGGCGTCGGCGCGGCGGCTGATCTCTTCCACCACGCGCTGCTCCAGGGTTTCATTGAGGTCGCGCAGCGTGGCCATGTGCTGGCGCCGGGCGGTGATGTCGGTGAAGGTGCATAGCGCGCCTTCGAGCACGCCGTTGCGGCGCACCGGGTGCGACCGGTATTCCACCGGAAAGCTGCTGCCGTCGACCCGGAAGAACACTTCCTCGTCGACCAGCGCCGATTCGCCGGTGCGGGCGGTACGCAGGATGGGACATTCCTCGGACGCGTAGGGCGTGCCGTCCGGATGGCTGTGGTGGATCAGGTCGTGCAGCGGCTTGCCGATGACCTGCGAGGCCTGGCTGAAGCCCAGCATGCGCATGAAGGCCCGGTTGCAAAGCGTTGTGCGGCCATTGCGGTCGATCGAGTAGAAGCCTTCCTCGGTCGAGTCGAGCAGCAGGCGGATGAATTCATTGCTCTGCTGGATGCGCGTCTCGCTGTCGCGCAGCGCCTGGTCGATGCGCTTCCTGTGGGTGATGTCGAAGGCCACGCCCAGGTAGCGCTTGCGGCCGTCGCGCTCGATCACCTTGCCGCGCCGCGCCAGCCAGCGTTTCTCGCCGTTGTCGGCACGGGTGATTTCGTATTCCGCGTATTCCAGCGGATTGACGTTGCGCGCCAGCTTGGCCGGCCCGACTTCATGCCGGTCCTGCGGGCTGACCATGGCCACCAGCATGCTGCCGGTGAGGGGCACATCGTCCGGCAGCCCCCACAGGCGGCGGTAGGTATCCGAGCACACCAGCTGGTCGGTATCGGGAAACCATTCGAAGCTGCCGATGCCGCCGGCTTCCTGCGCAATGCGCAGCCGCTCGGCATTGGCGGTCTGTTCGGTCACGTCCACGCCCTGCACGAAGATGCCGGTCACGGCGCCGGACGGATCGCGTATCGGCTGGTAGACGAAATCGAGCAGCACGGTGCGTGGCCCGTCGCCGTTGCTGCCGCTCACCTTCAGCTGCATTTCCTTGCCGATGTAGGGTTCGCCGCTGGCATAGACCTGGTCCAGCAGTGTGACGAAGCCCTGCTCCACCACCTCCGGCAGCGCTTCGTGGACCGGCTTGCCGATGATGTCGTCGCGTCCCACAAGATTGCGGTAGGGTGCATTGGCGACGGTAAACACATGGCGCGGGCCGCGCAGCACCGCGGTAAAGCCCGGGGTCTGCTCGAACAGGCTGCGCAGGAACTCGCTCTCGTCGGCGCGCGCATGGCGCTGGGTATCGGCTTCCAGGCGTTCCGCTGCGATCGCCTCATGCAGGCGCCGCACCATGCCGGTGTCGGGGATGGCCGGCGCCTGGGGCGCCGCCACGGTGACAGCGACCAGATAGCCGGCATCGCTGCCTTCGGCGCCTTCCGTACCCAGCGGCGTGTAATGCAGGTCGAATTCCTGCCGGGCCAGGGACAGGTGCTGGCATTGCGGCACGCCAGTCTGGCTGTCGCCGGCTGCCGGCAGCAGTTGCGGCCAGGCGGCCGCGGCCGCCTGGCCGAATGCGTCGGCATCGCGTTCGCCGGCCAGCGCGGCGAAGGCCTGGTTGTAGACCAGCGTATGCTGCGGCCCCCACAGCAACAGCATGGGCAGCGGCGCGTTGCACAGGATGTCGGTTGCGGTGCGCAATACCGGCGACCATGCCTGCTGCGGCCCCAGCGGCGTGGCGGACCAGTCAAAGGCATGCAGGCGCGAACGTGTCGCTTCCGGGTTCAACCGAATAATCGCATTCATTCAGATTCAGGCTTCAGGCCGGGAGCCGGCACAGGAGGTTGGCATGTGGAGCCTGAAATTCTAAATGGTAATGCGGCCGTGGGTGGCAAAACAATCGCCTTCACACGCTGTAGAACAAACCCGCCCTGCCGGGCACCTCAATTGCCTCTCGACGGGAATCCCGAGTTGCCCAGCACCAGCCCTTCGACCGGTTCTTCCGGCGCGCTTTCCGGGCTGGTCTCGCGCGCCCGCTCGGGCGGCTCCAGGTCGGATGCGGGCGCGGCGCCCTGCGGCGGCCGCTTTGCCTTGTCGTGGTGCGGCGGCTGCGAGCGCGGGTCGCCCGGCATGACGCTGAACTGGTCGTCCTTGGCGGTTTCGATGAACAGCTGCTCTTCCACCACGGTCTGCAGCTGGCTGCCGTCCTGCGGATGGCCGCTGCGTTTCTTCGCCGGCTCGACGCCGGCTGGCGCGCCATTGTCCGGTCCGGCCGGTCCTGTCGTTTCGCTGGCCACGATAAGTCTCCTTGGTTTTCTGGCAAGGCTACATCATAGGCGCACGCTTTTTGCGCCGGTGTCAGCGAGGCGGCTGGCCTTGCGTAGGAAAACGCTGATTTTCCGATCCGGCCCGAGCTTGACCGAATGCCGGAGGCGAACCGCGTCTTACAGTAAAATCGACCGTTATACGAACTGCGAACGAGGTATTGCAATGAGTGACCAGACCGACAAGGAGCAGTTTGCCGCCGACCTGGAGCAGCGCTTCCAGGACCTAATGCAATGGGCCGTCACCAGCTGGCCGGACCGGGAGCGCCCGGTTTCCCTGGAGGACTTCGATGATGTCAGGAAAGCGGTGCATGCGATCAGCCAGCGGGTGCGCCATCCCAAGGGCGAGGCGCTGGCGCCTTCCGAAGGCGGCGCCCAGTTTGTCAGCGTTGCACCCGCTCCCTGGCCTTGAGCGCCACGCCGTCCCTTGCACCTGATGGCGCCGCCCTTGCCGCATCCCGGCCTGGCGCGTCGGCGCATGTGCACGCCTGCAGCGACACCCGCGGCCCTGCCGCCAGGCTGCCGCAGCACCGGAGGTAGGCCAGCGTGAGCCAGAAAGCACAGAGCAACTTCGACCTGCTGGCCGGCGGCGGCGAGATGCGCGCCCGCATGCGCAACCATGACTGGCGCAATTCGCCGCTGGGCGCGCCGGCCACCTGGCCATCGTCGCTGCGCACCGCGGTCGGCATCATGCTCAACTCCAGCTTCCCGATGTTCCTGGCATGGGGCCCGACGCTGACCTTCCTGTTCAACGACGCCTATATCCCGGTGCTGGGCAACAAGCAGCAGCATGCGCTGGCAATGCCGTTCGCCGAACTCTGGTCGGAAATCTGGTCGGACATCAGCCCGCTGGTGGACACGGCGCTTTGGGGCGAATCGATCTTCGCCGATAACCTGCTGCTGGTCATGGAGCGCAACGGCTTTCCCGAGGAAACCTACTTTACCTTTTCCTACAGCCCCATCCATGACGAATCCGGCCAGGTGGCCGGCATGTTCTGCGCCTGCACCGAGACCACGCTGCAGATCCTGTCGGAACGGCGCCAGCGCTTCCAGCTGGAGATCGCGGACCGGCTGCGCGGCCTGACCGAACCGGGCCAGATCACCGAGACCGCGTCCGCCCTGCTCGGCCGCCACCTTGGCCTGACCCGCGTGCTGTATGCGCAGATCGCCGAGGACGGCCAGCAGTTGCGCATCAACAGCGACTGGCATGACGGCAGCGTGCCGGGCATACAGGGCCAGGCCTACCCGGTCGCGCAGCTTGGCGCGGCGCTGGCCGAGAGCGTGCAGCGCGGCGGCCCGTTCTGGGTCACCGATGTCGAGACCGACAGCCGCACCGCGGCCCATGCCTCCGTATACGCCGGCGTGGCGGTGCGCTCGCTGCTGGCGGTGCCGCTGCGCAAGACCGATCAGGAACAGAGCCTGCTGGTGCTGGCCCAGGCCGCGCCGCGCCGCTGGCGCGACGGCGACGTGGCGCTGGCGGAGGACATGGCCGAGCGCATCTGGTCGGCGGTGGAAAGGGCGTCCGCCGAAGCCAGCCGACGGCAGGCGGAAGCGGCGCTGTCGCGCCAATTGGCGGCCGAAGGCGACCGCCTGCGCGGCCTGTTCGAGCAGGCGCCCGGCTTCATGGCCGTGGTGCGCGGCCCCGACCATGTGTTCGAGCTGGCCAACAAGAGCTTCACGCAGCTGATCGACCGCAGGAACATCCTCGGCAAGAGCGTGCGCGAGGCGTTGCCGGAGCTGAAGTCGCAAGGCTTCTTCGACCTGCTCGACCAGGTCTATGCCAGCGGCCAGCCCTTCTTCGGCCATGAATCGCCGGTGGTGCTGCAACCCCGGCCGGATGTCGCGCCGACGCGGCGCTTCATCAACTTCATCTACCAGCCGGTGCTCGGATTCGATGGCAAGGTCTCGGGCATCTTCATCGAAGGCTATGACGTGACCGACCGCCGGCTGGCGGCCGAGGCGGTGCATGACAGCGAGGAACGGCTGCGCGAGGGGCTGCAGGTAGGGCGCATGGTGGTGTGGGAGTGGGACCTGAAGCAGGACCGCGTGCGTTATTCGTTCAATGTGAAGGATGTGTTCGGGCATGGCCAGGACGATGCGCCGCCGGGCTGGTCGGCGGTCCATCCGGAAGACATGGCCCAGATCGGCGGCGTGGTGCAGAAAGCCATTGCCGAGCGCAGGGCGTATGAAGGCACGGTGCGCATGATCCGCCCCGACAATGGCGCGACGATCTGGGTGGAGGCGCGCGGCAAGGTGGTGTGCGACGCCGCCGGCGAGCCGGCGACGGTGCGCGGCATCTCGATCGATGTCACCGAGCGCAAGCGGGCCGAGGAAGCGCTGCGCGCGGCCGACCGCAGGAAGGACGAGTTCCTGGCGATGCTGGCCCACGAGCTGCGCAATCCGCTGGCGCCGATCAGCACCGCCGCCCAGCTGCTGCGGCTGGCGCAGGTGGAGGATCCGCGCATTGCCCGGACCAGCGACATCATCAGCCGGCAGGTCGAGCACATGACCAGCCTGATTGACGACCTGCTGGACGTATCCCGGGTCACGCGCGGCCTGGTCACGCTGGACAGGGAAGCCGTGATGCTGGACCAGGTCATCGCCAGCACCATGGAACAGGTGCGCTCGCTGGTGGAGTCGCGGCGACATCATCTCGAGATCGACATCGCGCCGGGCATTCCGCCGCTGCTGGGCGATCGCATCCGCCTGGTCCAGATCTGCACCAACCTGCTCAACAATGCCGCCAAGTACACGCCGCCGGGCGGCGAACTGCGGCTGCGCGCAAGGGTGGAGAACGGCATGCTGGCGCTGACGGTGAGCGACAACGGCATCGGCATGCCGGCTGACCTGCTGCCGCATGTGTTCGACCTGTTCACCCAGGGCGAGCGTTCGCCGGACCGCGCCCAGGGCGGACTGGGGCTGGGGCTGGCCCTGGTCAAGAGCCTGGCCGAACTGCATGGCGGCCGGGTGGCGGCCCATAGCGACGGGCCGGGCAAAGGCAGCGTGTTCTCGGTCTGCCTGCCGCTGGCGCCGGGCCAGAGCCTCGGCATGCCGTCGGCGCAGGATGGCGGCCATCCGGCGCATGTCGCGCCGGCGGCTTCGCTGCTGCTGGTGGATGACAATGTCGACGCCGCCAATACCCTGGCGATGCTGCTGGAGCTGCAGGGTTACCAGGTCTCGGTGGCGTATGAGGCAAAGGACGCGCTGGAACGGGCGGCGTCGCAGGCGCCCGGCATCTGCCTGCTCGACATCGGCCTGCCGGACATGGACGGCTATGAACTGGCGCGCCGCCTGAGATCATCTCCCGCCACCCGCGACGCCGTGCTGATTGCGCTGACCGGCTATGGCCAGGCGCAGGACCGCGAACGTTCGGTGCTGGCGGGCTTCGACCATCACCTGGTCAAGCCGGTGGAGATCGACAGGCTGACAGCGCTCCTGGCGCAGATCAGCAAGCAGCCCCGCGCCGCCTGAATCACGACGGCGCCGCCCTGCGCTCAGGCAGTCAGGCGCTCAGGCCTTGGGTGCGCGCTTCTTGGCGACCGTCTTGCGGGCGCGCGGCTTGGCTTTTTCCGCTTCCGGCGCCTTGGGCTCGCTGCGCGGCTCGGCGCGCGGCTCGGTGGTGACTGCCGTGCTGACGGCCTGCTTGAACTGATCCTGCAGCAGGTTCCACCAGGCCGCCGGATTGGCGAAGGCGGTGGCATTGCCCATATCGGCATTGGCCTGCGGCGGCTCGCTTGCCGGCTTGTCGCCGGCGCCCGGGGTGGGCGGCTTCTCGGCCTGCGGCGGGGCAAACGAAAAGGCTTTGGCCATGTCCGCTGCCGGCTTGCTGTCGGCCGACGCCGCCTGCGGCATGCCGGCCTGTGCCAGGGAATTCATGCTGTTGCTCATGGTTTGCAGCGCGGCCAGGGTGGCGCTCTGGACTTCCAGCGCCTGTATCGTGCTGCGCAACATGCTCATGTTGACGTTGAGCCAGGACTCGACTGCCTTCAGATCGGCAATCTGCTTGTTCACGTCGTCGACGGACAGGGAAGGCATTGCCATGCCGGGTATCTTCATGCCGCCCCACAGGTTCTTGACGAACTCCAGTGTGTCGGTCATTGCGCCCACGCCTGGAATGCCGGACATGCTCGAATCTGCCATGCTGATCTCCACGTTTGATGTCCGCTTAGCGTAGCAGAAAAGCCACGGAAAAAAACCTGCACCGGCGGCGATTCAGGCGGCGCCTTCCTACATCTTGACCTGGGTCGAAGCAAGAAACGCTGGCGGCGCGCTGGAGCGGAGTCGGCCTGACTGGCTCAGTCGAGGCCGAGCCGTATTGCCCCTGGGACAAGGGGTAAGCAGGGGTTTCGCAAAGCATTGCTTTGCGCCTGGTTACCGGTTTGCGCCTGCAGGCGCAGACGCGCACTGCAAGGGTGACGACGAGTCGTAGCGGTGCTACGGCGAGGAGGCGCAACGCAGTGCCAGGGGCAATACGGCCGGCCTCGGCGAGTCAAGTCAGGCCGACTCCGCTCTAATGCCGCGTCATCCGGCAGGTCGTCGGCAGTGCGGTTTCCTCGACCGACAGGTAACGCTCGGTGCGAAAGCCATAGCCGCTGCCTTCATTGTCGAAGCGCGCGCCCTCGCCCTTTTTCTGCATCACCGACACATACAGCGGCTGGATCAGCTGGTGGTCGGCGGCGCGCATGGTGGCCTGGTGGAAGCTGTTCCTGAACTGCGCGCCTTCCAGCGCCCGCGCCACCGCCGCCGCCTCGGTGCTGCCGGCCTTTTCGATGGCCGCCGCCAGCATGCCCACCATCAGATGCATGCGCAGATGCACGTAGTCGTCCTTTGGCGACGGATAGCGCTTGCCGAAAGCCTGGTAGAACGCATCGCTGGCCGGGCCGCCGGCGTTCGGATGCCATTCGGCCACCGCCCGCACCCGCCCCACGCCGGCATCGCCAATCGCGGCCGGCGCGCCCAGGCCATTGCCGTAGAAGGTATAGAACTTGGCATCCAGGCCGGCCTCGCGCGCCGCCTTGACCAGGAGCGTCAGGTCATTGCCCCAGTTGCCGGTGACGATGCTGTCGGCGCCGCTGGCGCGGATCTTGGCCACATAGGGCGAAAAATCCTTGATCTTGCCGATCGGGTGCAGTTCGTCGCCGACGATGGCAATGTCCGGCCGCTTGGCCTCCAGCATGCTGCGCGCCGCCTTCGCGGTCTGGCGGCCGAAGCTGTAGTCCTGGCCGATCAGATAGACTTTTTTCGCATGGCTGTCCTGGCGTATCACCTCGGTCAGCGCATGCATGCGCATGTCGGCATGGGCGTCGAAGCGGAAATGCCAGAAGCTGCATTTTTCATTGGTCAGCGCCGGGTCCACCGCCGAGTAGTTCAGGAACAGGATGCGCTGATCGGGCGCGCGGCTGTTGTGCCGCTCCACCGCGTCGATCAGCGCCGACGCCACTGCCGAGCTGTTGCCCTGCATGAGAAAGCCGATGCGCTGGTCGGACAGGCGGCGAAATTCGATCAGCGCCTCTTCCACGCCCTGCTTGCTGTCGAAGATTGTCAGCGCCAGCGGATGCCTGCCGTCGGGCAGGCGCACGCCGCCGGAAGCGTTGACGTTGTCGACCGCCATCTGGATATTGCGCGCAACCGCCTCGCCGGCATTGGCAAAGGGGCCGGACATGCCTTCGACCATGCCGATGCGGATCGGCGCACCGGCAGCGGCGCCCTTGGCAAGCAGCAGCAACAGCGTTGCCAGCAGTGTTCTGAACATGGTGCCCCCGCAAAAAAGGCGCCATTCTACTTGCTTTGCCGCGCCGCAGCATGACTGGCGACCGTTGGCCGCCGAGCGGCTACACTAGCGCCATGTCCGAAAAATATTCCCTTTTCCAACGCTGGCGCGCCCCGCTGCTGCGCATGCTGGCCGTGCTGGCGCTGTCGCTGCTGCTGCATGCGCTGGCATTGCATTGGGCGGGCGGCCATATCGGGCTGCCCTCGCTGGCCGGGGACCATGCGCCGCCGGTGGCGGTGGCCCTGCTGCCGCCGCCGGCGCCGGTTGCAGCGGCGCCGGAACCGCCGCCACCGCCGCCCAGGCCAACGCCGCGTCCCAGGGCCAAACCGAAAGCCGTTGCGCCACAACAGGCGCCACGACAGGCCAGCGTCCCGCCTGCGGTCGCGCCGCCTGCGGAAACCGTGGCCGGGCCCGCGCTCGCCGATGCCGCGCCGCCTGAGCCGGCGCCAGCGCCAGCGGCCATACCGGCTGACAGCATGACAACCGCGTCGGCCGAGCCGCCATCGCAGGCCGCTCCCGCAACGCCGGAGCGGGAAAGCTTTCCGCGCTACCAGGTGCGGCCGCCGCCATCGGTCGACCTGAAGTACGAAGTGCGGGCGCTGCGACAGGGCAAGGAAGTGTTCGGCAACGGCCGTATCGTCTGGCATGCCGACGGCCAGCGCTACCGCATCGACGGCGAAGCCGGCGTGCTGTTCTTCACCGTGCTGCGCTTCCAGAGCCAGGGCGGCTTCGACGAGTTTGGCGTGGCGCCGCAGAGCTATGTCGAAAAGCGCATGCGCAAGGACGAAACCGTCACCCGCTTCGAAGCCAGTCCGGGCAGCATCCGCTTTTCGGCCTCCACGGCTTCCTATCCGCGCAGCGGCGGCGAGCAGGACCGCGCCAGCATCGTCTGGCAACTGGCGTCGATCGGCCTGGGCGACCCTGCGCAATATGCACCCGGCGCGCAGTTGCGGGTGTTCGTGGCCGGCGTGCGCGATGCGGAACCCTGGCTGATCCGGGTGATCGGACAGGAACGGATCGACACGCCGGCCGGCGCGATGCAGGCCTGGCACGTCAGCCGCGTGCCGCTGCCCGGCTCGCGCGACCAGAAGCTCGATATCTGGCTTGCGCCGGGGCATTCCTGGTATCCGGTGCGGCTGCGCTTTACCGAAGCCAGCGGCGAATACCTGGAGCTGGCGGTGTCGGCGCTGCATCCCGCCACGCCAATCTGACATGGAGAACCCGTCCCCAATGCGTTTCACCACCGTTTGCACAACCCTGCTGTGCCTCGTCGCCAGCGGCACCGCGCTGGCGGCAGCGCCGCCGAAATACCCGACCCGGCTGCCGCCGCCGGCCGAACTGGACTATGGCATCAAGGCGCGCCAGAGCGGCCTGTCCCTCAATGGCGAAGCGACCATGCGCTGGGACCATGCCAGCCAGGGTTATACGATAGGCGTGACCACCCGCGCCATGCTGGTCGGGAAGATCCTGGAGGAAAAGAGCGAGGGCGGCATCGATGCCTGGGGCCTGGCGCCGGCGCGCTTCACCGAGCAGCGCTACCGCAAGGGTGCCACCAGCGTGAACTTCGACCGGGCGGCGAAGAAGATCAGCTTCGAGGCCTCCGACCGCAGCTACCCGATCCAGGGCGGCGAACAGGACCACGCCAGCGTGGTCTGGCAGCTGAGCTCGGTGGCGCGCGCCACGCCGGCGAAATTCAGGGCCGGCTCGAACTGGCACTTCTTCGTGGTTGGCCAGCGCGACGGCGACCCATGGACCTTCCGCGTGGTCGGCCAGGAAAAGGTCAACGGCCCGTCCGGCCCCACTACGGCCTGGCATGTGACCCGCAATCCGCCGCCCGACGCCAAGGGACGCCAGCTCGACATCTGGCTGGCGCCGGACCTGCAGTGGTATCCGGTGAAGCTGCGCTATACCGAAAACGACGGTGACTACATCGAACAGACGCTGCGGGAAATCCGCGGCCAACCAGCAAAGTAAGGACAACACAATGAGCAATGCAAAGGGCGCCCTGGTACTGTTTTCCGGCGGCCAGGACTCCACCACCTGCGCCGCCTGGGCGCTGGCCCGCTACGAACGGGTCGAAACCATCGGCTTCGATTACGGCCAGCGGCATGCGGTCGAACTGGCAGTGCGGCCTGCCGTGCTGCAGGCGCTGCGCACGATGTCGCCCGAGTGGAATGCCTGCCTGGGCGAGGACCACATGCTGGACCTGGGCCTTTTGGGCCGCATCTCCGACACCTCGCTGACCAAGGACGTGGCGATCGCGATGCAGGAAAACGGCCTGCCCAACACCTTCGTCCCGGGCCGCAACCTGCTCTTCATGATGGTGGCTGCCACCCTGGCCTACCGCCGCGGCCTGGACGTGCTGGTGGGCGGCATGTGCGAGACGGATTACTCCGGCTACCCGGACTGCCGCAACGACACCATGCAGTCGCTGCAGGCCACGCTGAACCTCGGCATGGCAACCGACCTGCGGATCGAGACGCCGCTGATGTGGATCGACAAGGCCCAGACCTGGGAGCTGGCAAGGGAGCTGGGCGGTGAGGCATTGGTGGAAATGGTGCGCACCGAGACCCATACCTGCTATCTCGGCGAGCGCGGGGAGCTGCATGACTGGGGGTATGGGTGCGGGGCTTGCCCGGCTTGTGAATTGAGGGCGAAGGGGTATCGGGCGTTCAGGGAGAAGGCGTAGCATGGAATGGGCGGCAGGCCGCCACATTCCCGCGTCGTCAAAGGGTAGAAAAACAGCCGAGCTGCCTGACCTGTAGTTGCCCAGGGATGACATTCTGCGAAAAATGCCATCCGTCTTCGGTCCACGAGGAAAAGAAAGAACCATCAGGTGAAATCGGATCGGTGGTGTAGCCGGACGTATTGCCGCCGGTAACGGCCTTGCAAAGCGAGTTCATTGTCTGCAAGCCTGATGGCTCTTTGACC
Coding sequences within:
- a CDS encoding PAS domain-containing protein → MNAIIRLNPEATRSRLHAFDWSATPLGPQQAWSPVLRTATDILCNAPLPMLLLWGPQHTLVYNQAFAALAGERDADAFGQAAAAAWPQLLPAAGDSQTGVPQCQHLSLARQEFDLHYTPLGTEGAEGSDAGYLVAVTVAAPQAPAIPDTGMVRRLHEAIAAERLEADTQRHARADESEFLRSLFEQTPGFTAVLRGPRHVFTVANAPYRNLVGRDDIIGKPVHEALPEVVEQGFVTLLDQVYASGEPYIGKEMQLKVSGSNGDGPRTVLLDFVYQPIRDPSGAVTGIFVQGVDVTEQTANAERLRIAQEAGGIGSFEWFPDTDQLVCSDTYRRLWGLPDDVPLTGSMLVAMVSPQDRHEVGPAKLARNVNPLEYAEYEITRADNGEKRWLARRGKVIERDGRKRYLGVAFDITHRKRIDQALRDSETRIQQSNEFIRLLLDSTEEGFYSIDRNGRTTLCNRAFMRMLGFSQASQVIGKPLHDLIHHSHPDGTPYASEECPILRTARTGESALVDEEVFFRVDGSSFPVEYRSHPVRRNGVLEGALCTFTDITARRQHMATLRDLNETLEQRVVEEISRRADAENALRQAQKMEAIGQLTGGVAHDFNNVLQVVGGNLQLLQGQLVGNQAAQKRLDTALAAVLRGAKLASQLLAFARRQPLQPVVINLGDLVRNMDDLLRRALGEAVSVCTVVEPDLWNTLADPGQIENVILNLVINARDAMQGEGRLTLELANAALDGQAFGAADAVPAGDYVMLAVSDTGSGMSPAVLEKAFEPFFTTKPEGEGTGLGLSMAYGFVRQSGGTIRIYSEVGVGTTIRIYLPRSTQAKEALPDLLSGPVIGGNETILVAEDDPDVQSTVVDILSTLGYRVLKADDGEGALVILRSGMHIDMLFTDVVMPGPVRSVELARQARLLIPDIAVLFTSGYPQNAIVHGGRLDEGVELLSKPYRRTDLARKIRHIFANRQQAMGRTAAPPPPPQSTPTSLPPASEAAPAPSASADAAGQEGALRILVVEDNEDSRILVCELLSTLGHEVTGVGSAEEALEALKAGSFDTLFTDVSLPGISGVELAKKAAVMVPGLAIIFASGYGASISSHLNIRSRSLAKPYDLSQLRAVLAAVAADASAA
- a CDS encoding ATP-binding protein, with the translated sequence MSQKAQSNFDLLAGGGEMRARMRNHDWRNSPLGAPATWPSSLRTAVGIMLNSSFPMFLAWGPTLTFLFNDAYIPVLGNKQQHALAMPFAELWSEIWSDISPLVDTALWGESIFADNLLLVMERNGFPEETYFTFSYSPIHDESGQVAGMFCACTETTLQILSERRQRFQLEIADRLRGLTEPGQITETASALLGRHLGLTRVLYAQIAEDGQQLRINSDWHDGSVPGIQGQAYPVAQLGAALAESVQRGGPFWVTDVETDSRTAAHASVYAGVAVRSLLAVPLRKTDQEQSLLVLAQAAPRRWRDGDVALAEDMAERIWSAVERASAEASRRQAEAALSRQLAAEGDRLRGLFEQAPGFMAVVRGPDHVFELANKSFTQLIDRRNILGKSVREALPELKSQGFFDLLDQVYASGQPFFGHESPVVLQPRPDVAPTRRFINFIYQPVLGFDGKVSGIFIEGYDVTDRRLAAEAVHDSEERLREGLQVGRMVVWEWDLKQDRVRYSFNVKDVFGHGQDDAPPGWSAVHPEDMAQIGGVVQKAIAERRAYEGTVRMIRPDNGATIWVEARGKVVCDAAGEPATVRGISIDVTERKRAEEALRAADRRKDEFLAMLAHELRNPLAPISTAAQLLRLAQVEDPRIARTSDIISRQVEHMTSLIDDLLDVSRVTRGLVTLDREAVMLDQVIASTMEQVRSLVESRRHHLEIDIAPGIPPLLGDRIRLVQICTNLLNNAAKYTPPGGELRLRARVENGMLALTVSDNGIGMPADLLPHVFDLFTQGERSPDRAQGGLGLGLALVKSLAELHGGRVAAHSDGPGKGSVFSVCLPLAPGQSLGMPSAQDGGHPAHVAPAASLLLVDDNVDAANTLAMLLELQGYQVSVAYEAKDALERAASQAPGICLLDIGLPDMDGYELARRLRSSPATRDAVLIALTGYGQAQDRERSVLAGFDHHLVKPVEIDRLTALLAQISKQPRAA
- a CDS encoding PhaM family polyhydroxyalkanoate granule multifunctional regulatory protein, with the translated sequence MADSSMSGIPGVGAMTDTLEFVKNLWGGMKIPGMAMPSLSVDDVNKQIADLKAVESWLNVNMSMLRSTIQALEVQSATLAALQTMSNSMNSLAQAGMPQAASADSKPAADMAKAFSFAPPQAEKPPTPGAGDKPASEPPQANADMGNATAFANPAAWWNLLQDQFKQAVSTAVTTEPRAEPRSEPKAPEAEKAKPRARKTVAKKRAPKA
- a CDS encoding branched-chain amino acid ABC transporter substrate-binding protein; translated protein: MFRTLLATLLLLLAKGAAAGAPIRIGMVEGMSGPFANAGEAVARNIQMAVDNVNASGGVRLPDGRHPLALTIFDSKQGVEEALIEFRRLSDQRIGFLMQGNSSAVASALIDAVERHNSRAPDQRILFLNYSAVDPALTNEKCSFWHFRFDAHADMRMHALTEVIRQDSHAKKVYLIGQDYSFGRQTAKAARSMLEAKRPDIAIVGDELHPIGKIKDFSPYVAKIRASGADSIVTGNWGNDLTLLVKAAREAGLDAKFYTFYGNGLGAPAAIGDAGVGRVRAVAEWHPNAGGPASDAFYQAFGKRYPSPKDDYVHLRMHLMVGMLAAAIEKAGSTEAAAVARALEGAQFRNSFHQATMRAADHQLIQPLYVSVMQKKGEGARFDNEGSGYGFRTERYLSVEETALPTTCRMTRH
- a CDS encoding DUF3108 domain-containing protein, translated to MSEKYSLFQRWRAPLLRMLAVLALSLLLHALALHWAGGHIGLPSLAGDHAPPVAVALLPPPAPVAAAPEPPPPPPRPTPRPRAKPKAVAPQQAPRQASVPPAVAPPAETVAGPALADAAPPEPAPAPAAIPADSMTTASAEPPSQAAPATPERESFPRYQVRPPPSVDLKYEVRALRQGKEVFGNGRIVWHADGQRYRIDGEAGVLFFTVLRFQSQGGFDEFGVAPQSYVEKRMRKDETVTRFEASPGSIRFSASTASYPRSGGEQDRASIVWQLASIGLGDPAQYAPGAQLRVFVAGVRDAEPWLIRVIGQERIDTPAGAMQAWHVSRVPLPGSRDQKLDIWLAPGHSWYPVRLRFTEASGEYLELAVSALHPATPI
- a CDS encoding DUF3108 domain-containing protein; protein product: MRFTTVCTTLLCLVASGTALAAAPPKYPTRLPPPAELDYGIKARQSGLSLNGEATMRWDHASQGYTIGVTTRAMLVGKILEEKSEGGIDAWGLAPARFTEQRYRKGATSVNFDRAAKKISFEASDRSYPIQGGEQDHASVVWQLSSVARATPAKFRAGSNWHFFVVGQRDGDPWTFRVVGQEKVNGPSGPTTAWHVTRNPPPDAKGRQLDIWLAPDLQWYPVKLRYTENDGDYIEQTLREIRGQPAK
- the queC gene encoding 7-cyano-7-deazaguanine synthase QueC — encoded protein: MSNAKGALVLFSGGQDSTTCAAWALARYERVETIGFDYGQRHAVELAVRPAVLQALRTMSPEWNACLGEDHMLDLGLLGRISDTSLTKDVAIAMQENGLPNTFVPGRNLLFMMVAATLAYRRGLDVLVGGMCETDYSGYPDCRNDTMQSLQATLNLGMATDLRIETPLMWIDKAQTWELARELGGEALVEMVRTETHTCYLGERGELHDWGYGCGACPACELRAKGYRAFREKA